One window of Raphanus sativus cultivar WK10039 unplaced genomic scaffold, ASM80110v3 Scaffold0132, whole genome shotgun sequence genomic DNA carries:
- the LOC130501243 gene encoding probable WRKY transcription factor 2 — MSGFEENVAVMGEWVPCNPSSKRVLERELSLNHGLVNRLEEEEEDTSGNNKNVSRGGGLRERIAARAGFNTPRLNTENIRSNTDSSLRSPNCLTISSPGLSPATLLESPVFLSNPLAQPSPTTGKFPFLPGVNSSNGLSASDKEKDEFFDGIGASSSFTFHPVSRPSSSFFHGATEMMPVDYGNYNNSSSHHQSPEEDVKLGSEQSGLKRKTSDATTNTNDHQEEEEGEEEQRGGDSMAGGGAPAEDGYNWRKYGQKLVKGSEYPRSYYKCTNPSCPVKKKVERSREGHITEIIYKGAHNHSKPPPNRRSSGTQLDGTEQQQQQQQQQRDNSATWVSCNNTQQQVGSNENNFEEDGNQSGSIQAQESGDVIVVDALSTLSNDEDEDDRGTDHGSASLGYDGCGRGDESESKRRKLEAYAIEMSGATRAIREPRVVVQTTSDVDILDDGYRWRKYGQKVVKGNPNPRSYYKCTAPGCTVRKHVERASHDLKSVITTYEGKHDHDVPAARNSSHGGGNGSSAAQTNHYQEPPRGRYERQLNQSSQFGRPFSFQPHLGPPSGFAFGLGQTGFGNLSIPGLAFGQGKLQGLTHTHPSYMMSQQPGGMSEAMMMQRGMEPKVEPGSETGQSVYNQIMSRLPQI, encoded by the exons ATGTCTGGTTTTGAAGAAAACGTGGCTGTAATGGGAGAATGGGTTCCTTGTAATCCTAGCTCGAAACGTGTTCTTGAAAGAGAGCTATCTTTGAATCATGGCCTTGTTAATcgtctagaagaagaagaagaagacactaGTGGTAATAACAAGAACGTTTCACGAGGTGGTGGTTTAAGAGAAAGAATCGCTGCTCGTGCTGGATTCAACACTCCGAGGTTAAACACTGAGAACATCCGCTCTAACACCGATTCTAGTCTTCGCTCTCCTAATTGCTTAACCATCTCCTCTCCTGGCCTTAGCCCTGCAACGCTCTTGGAGTCTCCTGTTTTCCTTTCTAACCCATTG GCTCAACCGTCTCCAACTACAGGGAAATTCCCATTTCTTCCTGGTGTTAACAGTAGTAATGGATTGTCTGCTTCTGATAAAGAGAAAGACGAGTTCTTCGATGGCATTGgagcatcatcatcattcacATTCCATCCTGTTTCAAGACcctcttcctctttcttccACGGCGCAACGGAGATGATGCCAGTTGATTATGGTAACTACAACAACAGTTCTTCTCATCATCAGTCCCCGGAAGAAGATGTCAAACTCGGTTCTGAGCAAAGTGGCTTGAAGAGGAAGACATCTGATGCCACAACAAACACCAACGACCatcaggaagaggaagaaggagaagaagagcaaagagGTGGTGATTCGATGGCTGGTGGTGGAGCACCTGCAGAGGATGGATATAACTGGAGGAAATACGGACAAAAGTTGGTTAAAGGAAGCGAGTATCCACGAAGCTATTACAAGTGCACAAACCCGAGCTGTCCAGTGAAGAAGAAGGTGGAGAGATCAAGAGAAGGTCACATCACTGAGATTATATACAAAGGAGCTCATAATCACTCCAAGCCTCCTCCTAACCGCCGCTCCTCCGGAACGCAACTAGATGGAACCGAacagcaacagcagcagcagcagcagcagagaGATAACTCTGCAACGTGGGTTAGTTGTAATAACACTCAACAACAAGTTGGAAGCAATGAGAACAACTTCGAAGAAGACGGAAACCAATCTGGATCGATTCAAGCTCAAGAGTCAGGTGATGTGATTGTGGTTGATGCTTTGTCAACACTCTCtaatgatgaagatgaagatgatagAGGGACTGATCATGGTAGTGCTTCTTTGGGATACGATGGATGTGGAAGAGGAGATGAATCCGAATCGAAAAGAAG GAAACTTGAGGCTTACGCAATAGAGATGAGTGGAGCAACAAGAGCTATACGTGAGCCAAGAGTCGTTGTGCAGACAACGAGTGATGTTGACATTCTCGACGATGGCTATCGCTGGAGAAAGTATGGTCAGAAAGTTGTCAAAGGAAACCCAAACCCTAG GAGTTACTACAAATGCACAGCTCCTGGATGTACGGTGAGAAAACACGTAGAGAGAGCTTCTCATGATCTCAAATCCGTTATAACCACTTACGAAGGCAAACACGACCACGACGTCCCCGCCGCACGCAACAGCAGCCACGGCGGTGGAAACGGTAGCAGCGCCGCTCAAACTAACCATTACCAAGAGCCTCCACGTGGCAGATATGAGAGACAGCTCAACCAGTCGTCTCAGTTCGGACGTCCGTTTAGCTTCCAGCCGCATTTGGGTCCTCCTTCCGGTTTTGCGTTCGGTCTAGGACAAACCGGTTTTGGTAATCTTTCGATTCCTGGTTTAGCGTTTGGTCAAGGGAAATTACAGGGTTTGACTCACACTCACCCGTCGTATATGATGAGTCAACAACCGGGTGGGATGAGTGAAGCGATGATGATGCAGAGAGGGATGGAGCCTAAGGTTGAACCGGGTTCGGAAACGGGACAGTCGGTATATAACCAGATAATGAGTAGATTACCACAGATTTGA